A stretch of Onychomys torridus chromosome 2, mOncTor1.1, whole genome shotgun sequence DNA encodes these proteins:
- the Serinc2 gene encoding serine incorporator 2 — translation MGACLGACSLLSCASCLCGSAPCILCGCCPSTRNSTATRLLFTSFLFLGVLVSIIMLSPGVESQLYKLPWVCEDRTQQPVVLQGPLDCGSLLGFRAVYRMCFATAAFFCLFMLLMICVRSSRDPRAAIQNGFWFFKFLILMGITVGAFYIPDGSFPKIWFYFGVVGSFLFILIQLILFIDFAHSWNQRWLCKAEECDSPAWYAGLFFFTFLFYLLSIAAVALMFIYYTESSACHEGKVFISLNLTFCVCVSIVAVLPKVQDAQPNSGLLQASVITLYTMFVTWSALSNVPDQKCNPHLPTKNGTGQVDLEDYSTVWWDAPSIVGLIIFILCTFFISLRSSDHRQVNSLMQTEECPLETVQQQQVAVSGGRAYDNEQDGVTYSYSFFHFCLVLASLHVMMTLTNWYSPGETRKMISTWTSVWVKICASWAGLFLYLWTLVAPLLLRNRDFS, via the exons GCATCCTGCCTCTGTGGCTCTGCCCCCTGTATTCTGTGCGGCTGTTGCCCCTCAACCCGCAACTCCACAGCGACCCGCCTCCTCTTCACCAGCTTCCTCTTCTTGGGGGTGCTGGTGTCCATCATCATGCTGAGCCCTGGAGTGGAGAGTCAGCTTTACAAG CTGCCCTGGGTGTGTGAGGATAGGACCCAGCAGCCAGTGGTCCTTCAGGGTCCTCTGGACTGCGGCTCCCTGCTGGGTTTCCGCGCTGTCTACCGCATGTGCTTCGCCACAGCGGcctttttctgcctcttcatgCTGCTCATGATCTGCGTGCGCAGCAGCCGGGACCCGCGAGCAGCCATCCAGAATGG cttttggttttttaaattcctgatcctcatgGGTATCACTGTGGGTGCCTTCTACATCCCTGATGGCTCCTTCCCCAAAA TCTGGTTCTACTTTGGCGTCGTGGGCTCCTTCCTTTTCATCCTCATCCAGCTGATCCTGTTCATTGACTTCGCCCACTCCTGGAACCAGCGGTGGTTGTGCAAAGCCGAGGAGTGTGACTCTCCAGCGTGGTACGCAG GCCTTTTCTTCTTCACCTTCCTCTTCTACCTGCTGTCCATTGCTGCCGTGGCGCTGATGTTCATCTACTACACGGAGTCTAGCGCCTGCCATGAGGGCAAGGTTTTCATCAGCCTCAACCTCACCTTCTGCGTCTGCGTCTCCATCGTTGCCGTCCTGCCCAAGGTCCAG GATGCCCAGCCTAACTCAGGACTGCTGCAGGCCTCTGTCATCACATTGTACACCATGTTTGTCACCTGGTCGGCCCTATCCAACGTCCCTG ACCAAAAATGCAACCCTCACCTGCCCACTAAAAATGGAACAGGCCAGGTGGACCTGGAAGACTACAGCACCGTGTGGTGGGATGCCCCGAGCATCGTGGGCCTCATCATCTTCATCCTGTGCACCTTCTTCATTAG TCTGAGATCCTCTGACCATCGCCAGGTGAACAGCCTGATGCAGACAGAGGAGTGTCCCCTGGAGAcggtgcagcagcagcaggtagcTGTCAGTGGGGGCCGAGCCTATGACAACGAGCAGGATGGCGTCACCTACAGCTACTCCTTCTTCCACTTCTGCCTGGTGCTGGCCTCCCTACATGTCATGATGACGCTTACCAACTGGTACAG CCCTGGTGAGACCCGGAAGATGATCAGCACGTGGACTTCCGTGTGGGTGAAGATCTGTGCCAGCTGGGCGGGGCTGTTCCTCTACCTGTGGACCCTGGTGGCCCCCCTGCTCCTGCGCAACAGAGACTTCAGCTGA